A single Triticum dicoccoides isolate Atlit2015 ecotype Zavitan chromosome 2A, WEW_v2.0, whole genome shotgun sequence DNA region contains:
- the LOC119358546 gene encoding cytochrome P450 76M5-like, with product MEIVLWLLWPTLVVVSLLYCLAHTRRAGTGRMPPGPTPLPLVGNVLSLGGNLHHTLARLARAYGPVMTLKLGLTTAVIVSSRDAAWEAFAKHDRRLAARAIPDAARALGFSDRSMIWLPSSDPLWKSLRGIVATNVFSPRSLAGALDVRQRKVRDMVSYFRDCAGTELDVGQALYGGVLNLVSSSFCSVDVVDMGGQSAQGVRKLVEDLIEVIAKPNVSDLFPFLGPLDLQGWRRWTEIRFEKIFLILDGIIDRRMAAANASTEKHCDFLDSLLELLSTGKMARDSLTTIVFEVIAAGSDAMSITLEWAMAELLRNPSVMAKVRAEIDDALGGKETIGETDAASLPYLQAVVKEAMRLHPVAAILLPHRAVEEGVEIGGYAVPNGSTVIFNAWAIMRDPAAWERPHEFVPERFLGKADQVVDFRGKAFEFIPFGSGRRLCPGVPMAERVVPFILASLLHAFEWRLPDGGSAAELDVSERFTTANVMAVPLKAVPVVIT from the coding sequence ATGGAGATCGTGCTTTGGCTGTTATGGCCGACGCTCGTGGTCGTCTCGCTCCTCTACTGCCTGGCACACACACGCCGTGCGGGCACGGGGCGGATGCCACCGGGTCCCACGCCGCTCCCTCTCGTCGGCAACGTGCTCAGCCTCGGCGGCAACCTCCACCACACCCTCGCGCGCCTCGCTCGCGCCTACGGCCCCGTCATGACACTCAAGCTCGGCCTCACCACCGCCGTGATCGTGTCCTCGCGCGACGCGGCTTGGGAGGCATTCGCGAAGCACGACCGGCGCCTGGCTGCGCGCGCCATCCCGGACGCCGCCCGCGCGCTCGGCTTCTCCGACCGGTCCATGATATGGCTGCCCAGCTCCGACCCGCTCTGGAAGAGCCTGCGCGGCATCGTGGCCACCAACGTCTTCTCCCCGCGCAGCCTCGCCGGGGCGCTCGACGTCCGCCAGCGTAAGGTGCGGGACATGGTGAGTTACTTCCGCGACTGCGCCGGCACAGAGTTGGACGTCGGCCAGGCACTGTACGGCGGCGTGCTAAACCTCGTGTCGAGCTCGTTCTGCTCCGTCGACGTGGTCGACATGGGCGGCCAGTCGGCCCAGGGGGTGAGGAAGCTCGTTGAGGACCTCATCGAGGTGATCGCGAAGCCGAATGTCTCCGATCTTTTCCCTTTCCTTGGACCCCTCGACTTGCAAGGATGGCGTCGCTGGACCGAGATACGCTTCGAGAAAATCTTCCTCATATTGGATGGCATAATTGACCGTCGCATGGCAGCTGCCAACGCCTCCACGGAGAAGCACTGTGACTTCCTCGACTCGCTCCTCGAGCTCTTGTCCACAGGCAAGATGGCTCGCGACAGCCTGACAACCATAGTGTTCGAGGTCATTGCGGCCGGGAGCGACGCCATGTCCATCACCCTAGAGTGGGCAATGGCGGAGCTGCTTCGGAACCCAAGCGTCATGGCAAAGGTCCGCGCGGAGATAGACGATGCTCTTGGCGGCAAGGAGACCATCGGCGAGACCGACGCGGCGAGCCTGCCGTACCTGCAAGCCGTGGTAAAGGAGGCTATGCGGCTGCACCCGGTGGCGGCGATACTGCTGCCACACCGGGCCGTGGAGGAAGGCGTGGAGATCGGCGGCTACGCCGTGCCGAACGGCTCAACGGTCATTTTCAACGCGTGGGCGATAATGCGGGACCCGGCGGCGTGGGAGAGACCCCACGAGTTCGTCCCGGAGAGGTTCCTGGGCAAGGCAGACCAGGTGGTGGACTTCCGGGGCAAGGCCTTCGAGTTCATCCCGTTTGGGTCCGGCCGGAGGCTGTGCCCCGGCGTGCCGATGGCGGAGCGCGTGGTGCCGTTCATCCTGGCCTCGCTGCTGCACGCGTTCGAGTGGCGGCTACCGGACGGCGGTTCCGCGGCGGAGTTGGACGTGAGCGAGAGATTTACCACTGCAAATGTGATGGCTGTCCCACTCAAGGCCGTGCCCGTCGTGATCACCTAA